A region of Anopheles merus strain MAF chromosome 2R, AmerM5.1, whole genome shotgun sequence DNA encodes the following proteins:
- the LOC121588377 gene encoding NGFI-A-binding protein homolog isoform X1, producing MELKPRSASPTTVPSGVIVQSALAAGSLPEQIGTESAASSSLLAGSSSCTSPLASTVGQVGHLSDRASEPFGSAGGTATTTSTGSSTVAPAKVAPPTLSSSCSAPIAVHGKRSPSIATPVKSSNVSGGSSSCIPSPILSPPGKIFGRNNNGIMVVTSTPSNEAELQLYRVLQRASLLNYYDTLLEMGGDDVQQLCDAGEEEFLEIMALVGMASKPLHVRRLQKALHEWMTNPSAFQSPLTNVDIPSRIPYSPEPGSIARSVTTASTGPYGGPSTVAGSFSNLTANAAAGTNLPLTPPTPIPSAPASSSSSSSSAVAAAAAAAASAASSTLGHLGAGVGPLGHHHLLHHHHHHHPLSSSNLSSTISNQIGSTTSGSVQLTPSLTEDQVAKIVQAAERLSRTLPRLEPRQQSIKKRSARDLEAVIAMSESDPRRMDEIRKYSAIYGRFDCKRRPEKPLTLHEVCVNEAAAQICKYIPALLTRRDELFPLARQVVRDCGFGHSASIRLTGLSQTQPNRGDELDTVQQLKRARLSSDTSSDMGKENSDDNRDISSGSIYQQISDKPFDLTDSSKFSYTRSEFDDTDSRFSFSNSSSSPVQAGNGADRDLSDPDFGELRSHTPRVLDPTGGSLGVQVISSSGGHIIAVANPALALSPALSEAISIKRETISPDL from the exons ATGGAACTCAAGCCCCGCTCCGCCTCACCAACGACCGTGCCCAGTGGTGTGATAGTGCAGAGTGCGCTAGCAGCCGGCTCGCTACCGGAGCAGATCGGCACAGAGAGTGCGGCCAGCAGTAGTTTGCTAGCCGGCAGTAGTAGTTGTACCTCGCCCTTAGCTAGTACCGTAGGTCAGGTGGGACATCTTTCAGACCGTGCGTCCGAACCGTTCGGATCGGCCGGTGGTACGGCAACGACGACGTCCACAGGCTCGTCCACCGTTGCGCCTGCGAAGGTAGCCCCCCCGACACTGTCCTCCTCGTGCTCGGCCCCGATCGCCGTGCACGGTAAACGATCGCCGTCCATCGCGACGCCGGTGAAAAGCTCGAACGTATCCGGCGGTAGCAGCTCCTGCATACCGAGCCCCATCCTAAGCCCGCCGGGAAAAATCTTCGGacgcaacaacaacggcaTCA tgGTTGTCACATCGACCCCATCGAACGAAGCCGAACTTCAGCTGTACCGGGTGCTGCAGAGAGCAAGCTTGCTCAACTACTATGACACACTGCTCGAGATGG GGGGTGATGACGTCCAGCAGTTGTGTGATGCGGGCGAGGAAGAGTTCCTGGAGATCATGGCACTGGTTGGGATGGCCTCGAAACCGCTGCACGTTCGTCGGCTCCAGAAGGCACTGCACGAGTGGATGACCAATCCCTCCGCCTTCCAGAGCCCGCTCACGAACGTGGACATACCGTCCCGGATCCCGTACAGTCCCGAGCCGGGTTCGATAGCGCGCAGCGTTACGACGGCCAGCACTGGACCGTACGGTGGTCCGTCGACCGTTGCCGGCAGCTTTTCGAACCTGACCGCCAATGCTGCCGCCGGTACGAACCTTCCGCTCACACCGCCGACACCGATCCCGTCCGCTCCTGCTtcgtcctcctcttcctcctcctcggcAGTGGCCGCTGCCGCAGCGGCAGCCGCTTCAGCCGCATCGTCCACCCTCGGTCATCTCGGTGCGGGTGTCGGTCCTTTGGGCCATCATCATCTgctgcaccatcaccatcatcatcatccgctgAGCAGCAGCAATCTCAGCAGCACGATCAGCAACCAGATCGGATCCACCACCAGTGGTTCGGTGCAGCTGACACCGTCGCTGACGGAGGATCAGGTGGCAAAGATAGTGCAGGCGGCCGAGCGGCTGTCGCGCACCCTGCCCCGGCTCGAACCGCGCCAGCAAAGCATCAAGAAGCGTTCGGCACGCGACCTGGAGGCGGTTATCGCGATGAGCGAAAGCGATCCCCGGCGGATGGATGAGATACGCAAGTACTCGGCCATCTACGGCCGGTTTGACTGCAAGCGCCGTCCGGAGAAGCCCCTCACACTGCACGAGGTGTGTGTGAATGAGGCGGCCGCCCAGATCTGCAAGTACATCCCGGCGCTGCTGACAAGGCGCGACGAGCTGTTCCCACTCGCCCGGCAGGTGGTGCGTGACTGTGGATTCGGTCATTCGGCCAGCATACGATTGACGGGACTGAG CCAAACGCAGCCAAATCGTGGTGACGAACTGGACACGGTGCAGCAGCTGAAACGAGCCCGCCTCTCAAGCGACACCAGCTCGGACATGGGCAAG GAAAACTCGGACGACAATCGCGACATTTCGAGCGGCTCCATTTACCAGCAGATCAGTGACAAACCCTTCGATTTAACTGATTCAAGTAAATTTTC ATACACTAGATCCGAATTTGATGACACAGATTCTCGATTTAGTTTTAGCAATTCAAGTTCGTCACCAGTTCAA GCTGGAAATGGAGCCGACCGAGATTTGAGCGATCCCGACTTTGGTGAGCTGCGTTCGCACACTCCCCGCGTTTTGGACCCGACCGGTGGTTCCCTCGGCGTACAGGTCATTTCATCCTCCGGTGGTCACATCATTGCCGTTGCCAACCCAGCCCTTGCACTCAGCCCAGCGCTCAGCGAAGCGATCTCGATCAAGCGGGAAACCATCTCGCCGGATCTCTGA
- the LOC121588377 gene encoding NGFI-A-binding protein homolog isoform X2, with product MELKPRSASPTTVPSGVIVQSALAAGSLPEQIGTESAASSSLLAGSSSCTSPLASTVGQVGHLSDRASEPFGSAGGTATTTSTGSSTVAPAKVAPPTLSSSCSAPIAVHGKRSPSIATPVKSSNVSGGSSSCIPSPILSPPGKIFGRNNNGIMVVTSTPSNEAELQLYRVLQRASLLNYYDTLLEMGGDDVQQLCDAGEEEFLEIMALVGMASKPLHVRRLQKALHEWMTNPSAFQSPLTNVDIPSRIPYSPEPGSIARSVTTASTGPYGGPSTVAGSFSNLTANAAAGTNLPLTPPTPIPSAPASSSSSSSSAVAAAAAAAASAASSTLGHLGAGVGPLGHHHLLHHHHHHHPLSSSNLSSTISNQIGSTTSGSVQLTPSLTEDQVAKIVQAAERLSRTLPRLEPRQQSIKKRSARDLEAVIAMSESDPRRMDEIRKYSAIYGRFDCKRRPEKPLTLHEVCVNEAAAQICKYIPALLTRRDELFPLARQVVRDCGFGHSASIRLTGLSQTQPNRGDELDTVQQLKRARLSSDTSSDMGKENSDDNRDISSGSIYQQISDKPFDLTDSNTLDPNLMTQILDLVLAIQVRHQFKLEMEPTEI from the exons ATGGAACTCAAGCCCCGCTCCGCCTCACCAACGACCGTGCCCAGTGGTGTGATAGTGCAGAGTGCGCTAGCAGCCGGCTCGCTACCGGAGCAGATCGGCACAGAGAGTGCGGCCAGCAGTAGTTTGCTAGCCGGCAGTAGTAGTTGTACCTCGCCCTTAGCTAGTACCGTAGGTCAGGTGGGACATCTTTCAGACCGTGCGTCCGAACCGTTCGGATCGGCCGGTGGTACGGCAACGACGACGTCCACAGGCTCGTCCACCGTTGCGCCTGCGAAGGTAGCCCCCCCGACACTGTCCTCCTCGTGCTCGGCCCCGATCGCCGTGCACGGTAAACGATCGCCGTCCATCGCGACGCCGGTGAAAAGCTCGAACGTATCCGGCGGTAGCAGCTCCTGCATACCGAGCCCCATCCTAAGCCCGCCGGGAAAAATCTTCGGacgcaacaacaacggcaTCA tgGTTGTCACATCGACCCCATCGAACGAAGCCGAACTTCAGCTGTACCGGGTGCTGCAGAGAGCAAGCTTGCTCAACTACTATGACACACTGCTCGAGATGG GGGGTGATGACGTCCAGCAGTTGTGTGATGCGGGCGAGGAAGAGTTCCTGGAGATCATGGCACTGGTTGGGATGGCCTCGAAACCGCTGCACGTTCGTCGGCTCCAGAAGGCACTGCACGAGTGGATGACCAATCCCTCCGCCTTCCAGAGCCCGCTCACGAACGTGGACATACCGTCCCGGATCCCGTACAGTCCCGAGCCGGGTTCGATAGCGCGCAGCGTTACGACGGCCAGCACTGGACCGTACGGTGGTCCGTCGACCGTTGCCGGCAGCTTTTCGAACCTGACCGCCAATGCTGCCGCCGGTACGAACCTTCCGCTCACACCGCCGACACCGATCCCGTCCGCTCCTGCTtcgtcctcctcttcctcctcctcggcAGTGGCCGCTGCCGCAGCGGCAGCCGCTTCAGCCGCATCGTCCACCCTCGGTCATCTCGGTGCGGGTGTCGGTCCTTTGGGCCATCATCATCTgctgcaccatcaccatcatcatcatccgctgAGCAGCAGCAATCTCAGCAGCACGATCAGCAACCAGATCGGATCCACCACCAGTGGTTCGGTGCAGCTGACACCGTCGCTGACGGAGGATCAGGTGGCAAAGATAGTGCAGGCGGCCGAGCGGCTGTCGCGCACCCTGCCCCGGCTCGAACCGCGCCAGCAAAGCATCAAGAAGCGTTCGGCACGCGACCTGGAGGCGGTTATCGCGATGAGCGAAAGCGATCCCCGGCGGATGGATGAGATACGCAAGTACTCGGCCATCTACGGCCGGTTTGACTGCAAGCGCCGTCCGGAGAAGCCCCTCACACTGCACGAGGTGTGTGTGAATGAGGCGGCCGCCCAGATCTGCAAGTACATCCCGGCGCTGCTGACAAGGCGCGACGAGCTGTTCCCACTCGCCCGGCAGGTGGTGCGTGACTGTGGATTCGGTCATTCGGCCAGCATACGATTGACGGGACTGAG CCAAACGCAGCCAAATCGTGGTGACGAACTGGACACGGTGCAGCAGCTGAAACGAGCCCGCCTCTCAAGCGACACCAGCTCGGACATGGGCAAG GAAAACTCGGACGACAATCGCGACATTTCGAGCGGCTCCATTTACCAGCAGATCAGTGACAAACCCTTCGATTTAACTGATTCAA ATACACTAGATCCGAATTTGATGACACAGATTCTCGATTTAGTTTTAGCAATTCAAGTTCGTCACCAGTTCAA GCTGGAAATGGAGCCGACCGAGATTTGA
- the LOC121589906 gene encoding protein masquerade — MILKAAALLLLLFASGANSQDDSLAGSFLSGLLDSITSTEDAKGCPGVCVHTLATLICYEVLDDIPCPSPSMKCCVESSAAAANITTTPRPRTTTTTARPTTTTPKPTTEAKIKEKDNKNNSSCPGVCVADRIAEYCEAYLTTAGLCKSGSKCCVSRDIYPDNPPDELYIPTAHFDAKQNRTTTPKPYAKTTERPHTTEEPIKSKTNPTQKPTPKPTKPAPSKLKTTPATTVNNGQGPVFKECEGECVNGLFALFCDDLDSEAFCPNEGSCCITGVAEDNKQQIATTTRRPATPPPLPRCPGFCLLNIMAAFCERPSVLIPNTANCKRGSVCCDNTRAPPPRPPQQKRPPPTTTTTTPAPTTAVPDPREECPGSCIVSLLSFTCFRNAEMTDLFKCKKSGTQCCAPKSKIQEVQQAAASKTKYNDTNGGYPPQALPPPPPMMQPQQQPPMPYPMPPSAAMPPSQVQSPLAGPHQQVYGPPAPNPYPGPISNNIYEVPPTQQPQYAQSPVYEPPTTTARPQVYSKYVCGVKGTSRAAKSILSQEVLRLEREHSSPARHARHIDVDSLYRSKSSERLVLGSSIVPIPIIYHDHNDTVPEDLLHHPSVKENATLAKYWSHHRKGRVVGGEDGENGEWCWQVALINSLNQYLCGAALIGTQWVLTAAHCVTNIVRSGDAIYVRVGDYDLTRKYGSPGAQTLRVATTYIHHNHNSQTLDNDIALLKLHGQAELRDGVCLVCLPARGVSHAAGKRCTVTGYGYMGEAGPIPLRVREAEIPIVSDAECIRKVNAVTEKIFILPASSFCAGGEEGNDACQGDGGGPLVCQDDGFFELAGLVSWGFGCGRVDVPGVYVKVSSFIGWINQIISVNNQ, encoded by the exons ATGATCCTCAAAGCTGCAGCCTTACTACTGCTGCTCTTCGCGAGCGGGGCCAATTCGCAAGATGACTCACTTGCTGGAAGTTTCCTGTCAG GTCTACTGGATTCGATCACAAGCACAGAGGACGCGAAAGGATGTCCGGGCGTGTGCGTGCACACGCTGGCCACACTGATCTGCTACGAGGTGCTGGATGACATACCGTGCCCCTCGCCCAGCATGAAGTGTTGCGTGGAAAGTAGTGCGGCGGCCGCAAACATTACTACCACGCCGCGGCCAAGAACCACCACGACAACGGCGCGTCCCACCACGACGACACCGAAACCGACGACAGAGGCCAAGATCAAGGAGAAggacaataaaaacaatt CGTCCTGTCCGGGGGTGTGCGTGGCGGATCGTATCGCGGAGTACTGTGAAGCGTACCTCACGACGGCCGGTCTCTGCAAGAGCGGTTCCAAGTGTTGCGTATCGCGCGACATCTATCCGGACAACCCGCCGGACGAGCTGTACATACCGACGGCACACTTCGATGCGAAGCAGAACAGAACGACCACGCCGAAACCGTACGCCAAGACGACCGAGCGGCCCCACACCACCGAGGAACCGATCAAGTCGAAAACGAACCCAACCCAGAAGCCTACGCCGAAACCGACCAAGCCAGCCCCGTCCAAGCTGAAGACGACGCCCGCGACCACAGTCAACAATGGCCAGGGACCGGTGTTTAAGGAATGCGAGGGCGAGTGTGTCAATGGGCTGTTTGCGCTGTTCTGTGACGATCTGGACAGCGAGGCGTTCTGTCCGAACGAGGGCTCGTGCTGCATTACCGGCGTGGCGGAAGACAACAAGCAGCAGATCGCGACGACAACGAGGCGACCAGCAACGCCG CCGCCACTGCCCCGCTGTCCCGGCTTCTGTCTGCTGAACATTATGGCCGCCTTCTGCGAGCGCCCGTCCGTGCTCATCCCCAACACGGCCAACTGCAAGCGCGGCTCGGTGTGCTGCGACAATACGCGCGCTCCCCCGCCGAGACCGCCGCAGCAGAAGCGTCCACcgccaaccaccaccacgaccacaCCCGCCCCGACCACGGCCGTGCCGGATCCGCGCGAAGAGTGCCCCGGCTCGTGCATCGTCAGTCTGCTCAGCTTCACCTGCTTCCGCAACGCCGAGATGACCGATCTGTTCAAGTGCAAAAAGTCCGGCACGCAGTGCTGTGCGCCCAAGTCCAAGATACAGGAGGTGCAGCAGGCCGCCGCTAGCAAGACCAAGTACAACGACACGAACGGCGGCTATCCGCCGCAGGCCCTGCCGCCTCCACCGCCGATGatgcagccgcagcagcagcccccgATGCCGTACCCGATGCCACCGTCGGCAGCGATGCCACCGTCCCAGGTGCAGTCCCCGCTGGCCGGACCGCACCAGCAGGTGTACGGTCCGCCGGCGCCCAATCCCTACCCGGGCCCGATCAGCAACAACATCTACGAGGTGCCACCGACCCAGCAGCCGCAGTACGCCCAGTCCCCGGTGTACGAGCCGCCGACGACTACGGCCCGACCGCAGGTCTACTCCAAGTACGTGTGCGGCGTGAAGGGAACGAGCCGGGCGGCCAAATCCATCCTCAGCCAGGAGGTGCTGCGGCTGGAGCGGGAGCACAGCTCGCCGGCCCGCCACGCGCGCCACATCGACGTGGACAGTCTGTATCGGTCCAAGAGCTCGGAGCGGCTGGTGCTCGGTAGCAGCATCGTGCCGATACCAATCATCTACCACGACCACAACGACACCGTGCCGGAGGATCTGCTGCACCATCCGAGCGTGAAGGAGAACGCAACGCTGGCCAAGTACTGGAGCCACCATCGGAAGGGGCGCGTGGTCGGTGGGGAGGATGGCGAAAATGGCGAATGGTGCTGGCAGGTGGCGCTGATCAACTCGCTCAACCAGTACCTGTGCGGGGCGGCCCTCATCGGCACGCAGTGGGTACTGACGGCGGCGCACTGTGTAACGAA CATTGTACGATCGGGTGATGCCATCTACGTTCGGGTCGGCGATTACGATCTGACGCGAAAGTACGGCAGTCCGGGCGCGCAGACGTTACGGGTAGCGACCACGTACATCCATCACAATCACAACAGCCAAACGCTTGACAACGATATCGCCCTGCTGAAGCTGCACGGACAGGCCGAGCTCCGTGATGGCGTGTGTTTG GTGTGTCTACCGGCACGAGGTGTCAGCCATGCCGCTGGCAAGCGCTGCACGGTGACGGGATACGGCTATATGGGTGAGGCCGGACCGATACCGCTGCGGGTGCGCGAGGCCGAAATCCCGATCGTCAGTGATGCCGAGTGCATACGCAAGGTGAATGCCGTCACCGAGAAGATCTTCATCCTGCCGGCGTCCAGCTTCTGTGCGGGCGGTGAGGAAGGCAACGACGCGTGCCAGGGTGACGGGGGCGGTCCGCTCGTGTGCCAGGACGATGGGTTCTTCGAGCTGGCCGGCCTGGTGTCGTGGGGTTTCGGCTGCGGGCGTGTCGATGTGCCCGGTGTGTACGTGAAGGTGTCGTCGTTCATCGGCTGGATCAACCAGATCATTAGCGTTAACAACCAGTAG
- the LOC121588377 gene encoding NGFI-A-binding protein homolog isoform X3 — MELKPRSASPTTVPSGVIVQSALAAGSLPEQIGTESAASSSLLAGSSSCTSPLASTVGQVGHLSDRASEPFGSAGGTATTTSTGSSTVAPAKVAPPTLSSSCSAPIAVHGKRSPSIATPVKSSNVSGGSSSCIPSPILSPPGKIFGRNNNGIMVVTSTPSNEAELQLYRVLQRASLLNYYDTLLEMGGDDVQQLCDAGEEEFLEIMALVGMASKPLHVRRLQKALHEWMTNPSAFQSPLTNVDIPSRIPYSPEPGSIARSVTTASTGPYGGPSTVAGSFSNLTANAAAGTNLPLTPPTPIPSAPASSSSSSSSAVAAAAAAAASAASSTLGHLGAGVGPLGHHHLLHHHHHHHPLSSSNLSSTISNQIGSTTSGSVQLTPSLTEDQVAKIVQAAERLSRTLPRLEPRQQSIKKRSARDLEAVIAMSESDPRRMDEIRKYSAIYGRFDCKRRPEKPLTLHEVCVNEAAAQICKYIPALLTRRDELFPLARQVVRDCGFGHSASIRLTGLSQTQPNRGDELDTVQQLKRARLSSDTSSDMGKPTPTTQYTCL, encoded by the exons ATGGAACTCAAGCCCCGCTCCGCCTCACCAACGACCGTGCCCAGTGGTGTGATAGTGCAGAGTGCGCTAGCAGCCGGCTCGCTACCGGAGCAGATCGGCACAGAGAGTGCGGCCAGCAGTAGTTTGCTAGCCGGCAGTAGTAGTTGTACCTCGCCCTTAGCTAGTACCGTAGGTCAGGTGGGACATCTTTCAGACCGTGCGTCCGAACCGTTCGGATCGGCCGGTGGTACGGCAACGACGACGTCCACAGGCTCGTCCACCGTTGCGCCTGCGAAGGTAGCCCCCCCGACACTGTCCTCCTCGTGCTCGGCCCCGATCGCCGTGCACGGTAAACGATCGCCGTCCATCGCGACGCCGGTGAAAAGCTCGAACGTATCCGGCGGTAGCAGCTCCTGCATACCGAGCCCCATCCTAAGCCCGCCGGGAAAAATCTTCGGacgcaacaacaacggcaTCA tgGTTGTCACATCGACCCCATCGAACGAAGCCGAACTTCAGCTGTACCGGGTGCTGCAGAGAGCAAGCTTGCTCAACTACTATGACACACTGCTCGAGATGG GGGGTGATGACGTCCAGCAGTTGTGTGATGCGGGCGAGGAAGAGTTCCTGGAGATCATGGCACTGGTTGGGATGGCCTCGAAACCGCTGCACGTTCGTCGGCTCCAGAAGGCACTGCACGAGTGGATGACCAATCCCTCCGCCTTCCAGAGCCCGCTCACGAACGTGGACATACCGTCCCGGATCCCGTACAGTCCCGAGCCGGGTTCGATAGCGCGCAGCGTTACGACGGCCAGCACTGGACCGTACGGTGGTCCGTCGACCGTTGCCGGCAGCTTTTCGAACCTGACCGCCAATGCTGCCGCCGGTACGAACCTTCCGCTCACACCGCCGACACCGATCCCGTCCGCTCCTGCTtcgtcctcctcttcctcctcctcggcAGTGGCCGCTGCCGCAGCGGCAGCCGCTTCAGCCGCATCGTCCACCCTCGGTCATCTCGGTGCGGGTGTCGGTCCTTTGGGCCATCATCATCTgctgcaccatcaccatcatcatcatccgctgAGCAGCAGCAATCTCAGCAGCACGATCAGCAACCAGATCGGATCCACCACCAGTGGTTCGGTGCAGCTGACACCGTCGCTGACGGAGGATCAGGTGGCAAAGATAGTGCAGGCGGCCGAGCGGCTGTCGCGCACCCTGCCCCGGCTCGAACCGCGCCAGCAAAGCATCAAGAAGCGTTCGGCACGCGACCTGGAGGCGGTTATCGCGATGAGCGAAAGCGATCCCCGGCGGATGGATGAGATACGCAAGTACTCGGCCATCTACGGCCGGTTTGACTGCAAGCGCCGTCCGGAGAAGCCCCTCACACTGCACGAGGTGTGTGTGAATGAGGCGGCCGCCCAGATCTGCAAGTACATCCCGGCGCTGCTGACAAGGCGCGACGAGCTGTTCCCACTCGCCCGGCAGGTGGTGCGTGACTGTGGATTCGGTCATTCGGCCAGCATACGATTGACGGGACTGAG CCAAACGCAGCCAAATCGTGGTGACGAACTGGACACGGTGCAGCAGCTGAAACGAGCCCGCCTCTCAAGCGACACCAGCTCGGACATGGGCAAG CCAACTCCAACTACGCAATACACATGCTTATGA